A genomic region of Oleidesulfovibrio alaskensis DSM 16109 contains the following coding sequences:
- a CDS encoding pyridoxamine 5'-phosphate oxidase family protein — protein sequence MLNTMLSMLGSHGLCVLATAAATAGAVVPHCSLMSYVVTGEGVSLYVATGKNSRKYENMRANPVVSILVDNRDTAGNGPYALTLAAQAVIDLPCAERRKAAGLLAASHAPLRQLLETPSCAVVRLDVSEMTLLTDVRTAFTEKIELSQKTA from the coding sequence ATGCTGAATACAATGCTGTCGATGCTGGGAAGTCACGGGCTGTGCGTACTGGCCACAGCCGCTGCCACGGCAGGGGCTGTGGTGCCCCATTGCTCACTGATGTCGTATGTTGTTACCGGTGAGGGTGTATCGCTATATGTTGCCACAGGCAAGAACAGTCGCAAGTATGAAAACATGCGGGCCAACCCGGTGGTCAGTATTCTTGTGGATAACAGAGACACAGCCGGAAACGGCCCGTATGCACTTACTCTGGCTGCACAGGCTGTTATTGACCTGCCCTGCGCAGAACGGCGCAAAGCTGCCGGCCTGCTTGCCGCAAGCCATGCTCCCTTGCGTCAATTGCTGGAAACGCCGTCATGTGCTGTCGTCCGGCTTGATGTGTCTGAAATGACGCTGCTGACGGATGTCCGGACTGCCTTTACAGAAAAAATCGAACTATCCCAAAAAACCGCTTGA
- a CDS encoding OmpH family outer membrane protein, giving the protein MKKRAVLFLTVMSMLVLAGCNQPAKNTPVVGVVDMTRVYEESTAAKAGQEYLENLAADARKEFEGMQAEMQNAQGNEEATQKMHASITDLRNRVNAAQQRVMVALDENLKSVMQKYRAEKGYAVLMHKEGVISYDDSVDVTSDIISEMNKLSVTFEETNSTGDAPAPDTK; this is encoded by the coding sequence ATGAAAAAACGTGCTGTTTTATTTTTGACGGTTATGAGCATGCTGGTTCTGGCCGGCTGTAACCAGCCTGCTAAAAATACCCCCGTTGTGGGTGTTGTGGACATGACCCGTGTCTACGAAGAATCCACAGCCGCAAAGGCCGGACAGGAATATCTTGAAAATCTGGCGGCCGACGCCAGAAAAGAATTTGAAGGCATGCAGGCAGAAATGCAGAATGCTCAGGGAAATGAAGAAGCCACGCAGAAAATGCATGCCTCCATCACCGACCTGCGCAACAGAGTCAATGCCGCCCAGCAGCGCGTCATGGTTGCGCTGGATGAAAATCTTAAAAGCGTGATGCAGAAGTACAGAGCCGAAAAAGGCTACGCCGTACTCATGCATAAGGAAGGAGTCATTTCCTACGACGATAGCGTAGACGTGACTTCGGACATCATCAGTGAAATGAATAAGCTCAGTGTCACTTTTGAGGAAACCAACTCCACCGGCGACGCACCGGCACCGGATACCAAATAA
- a CDS encoding murein transglycosylase domain-containing protein yields MKKMALPLLCATLLCACTPGEAVRMARVAASGDMAGAAALARDKGIRYAMNPAQLEADLKQLARRLQEFRDAVAGKWGKDETREAGPKEYVKYTQNYLSRASVDFDKGVVTVETVDDKSPEKSLHSAIVTTLLTPADPRAVDMYSAGEVRLGEEPFLYNEVVDYHGKPIRWAWRAERYASDLIRRARTMRQVTVDGKRVTVHSVSFAMVKDHLHIRARKFREPVRRFAREYGISPNLVYAVMKTESDFNPFAVSHAPAYGLMQVVPSTAGSDVYTMLNGRKGSPTPEQLFDPEINIRYGTAYLFILNNRYLSDIRHPVSREYCMIAAYNGGAGAVLRSFHQNRRTAAEIINSLSPDEVYDRLQKRLPSMETRRYLWKVGQARKEFVAL; encoded by the coding sequence ATGAAAAAAATGGCATTGCCGCTGCTTTGCGCAACGCTGCTTTGCGCATGCACCCCCGGCGAGGCGGTACGCATGGCCCGCGTGGCCGCATCAGGAGACATGGCCGGAGCCGCGGCACTGGCCCGTGACAAGGGTATCCGCTATGCCATGAATCCGGCACAGCTGGAGGCTGACCTCAAACAGCTTGCCCGCCGCCTGCAGGAATTCAGAGACGCCGTGGCAGGCAAATGGGGCAAGGATGAAACCAGAGAGGCCGGTCCCAAAGAATATGTCAAATACACACAGAATTATCTGTCGCGTGCCAGCGTTGATTTTGACAAAGGCGTTGTGACTGTGGAGACTGTTGACGACAAATCACCAGAAAAGAGCCTGCACAGTGCCATTGTAACCACGCTGCTGACCCCCGCCGATCCGCGCGCTGTGGATATGTATTCCGCCGGTGAGGTTCGTCTGGGCGAGGAACCTTTTCTATACAATGAGGTGGTAGACTACCACGGCAAGCCCATACGTTGGGCATGGCGTGCCGAGCGCTACGCCAGCGATCTCATCCGGCGGGCAAGGACCATGCGGCAGGTCACAGTGGACGGAAAACGGGTTACTGTACACAGTGTCTCGTTTGCCATGGTCAAAGACCATCTGCATATCCGGGCGCGCAAGTTTCGTGAGCCTGTCCGGCGGTTTGCCCGTGAGTACGGAATAAGCCCCAATCTGGTATACGCCGTCATGAAAACGGAAAGTGACTTCAACCCCTTTGCGGTCAGCCATGCTCCCGCTTACGGACTTATGCAGGTTGTGCCTTCCACCGCGGGAAGCGACGTGTATACAATGCTTAACGGCAGAAAAGGTTCCCCGACGCCGGAGCAGCTTTTTGATCCCGAGATCAATATCCGCTACGGCACAGCGTATCTTTTCATTCTCAATAACAGGTACCTTTCCGACATCCGCCATCCGGTATCCCGCGAATACTGCATGATTGCCGCTTACAACGGCGGCGCAGGAGCCGTGTTGCGCAGCTTCCATCAGAACAGGCGGACTGCCGCAGAAATCATCAACTCACTTTCGCCCGACGAAGTGTATGACAGGCTGCAAAAGCGGCTTCCGTCCATGGAAACCCGCAGATATCTGTGGAAAGTGGGGCAAGCGCGCAAAGAGTTTGTTGCACTCTGA
- a CDS encoding SpoIID/LytB domain-containing protein, which translates to MGICLRFLLSGVILLFACSLLPLKASAATAQGSFDPAPLRAQAVNLYQQGKILESLELWHAIYRLDDSAAVRSEALVMLGDINAMFLDRKDRAIDLYEKGIALGGLPHVIARAWYNLAMLRYDRGEHTAARLAFEGYLKRFPNGPKAGGSRHMLTRLQKHSFAGKADVPPAEITPRPIPRREPNIRVALKHASEIIVTPPSGTVAGYEGRRARVMAGKLRITVQGDDICLNGRPMGASVSLLARGGTFAMGDARYAGSMSFHVREGKVLAVNTLPLERYLEGVVPCEMPDSFRPQALRAQAVAARTHALYMLLRSSERPYDVWSTTASQVYGGVISGGRQAAEAVKATRGRILVYNGAIALAFYHSHSGGVLEDDSAVWDVDMPYYRVQADPVSNSIKDMQWSCSIPLSELAMLLRSRGYPVRQVSGVAVSQRSASGRVLRVRMATDGGNIEMNSNPFRLLVGATKMKSTLCSIGISGKTILFRGRGYGHGVGMSQWGAEGMARKGAAYEAILRQYYPHTTVRALY; encoded by the coding sequence ATGGGCATCTGTCTGCGTTTTCTGCTGTCCGGAGTTATTCTGCTTTTTGCCTGCTCCCTTTTGCCGCTCAAAGCTTCGGCAGCAACCGCTCAGGGAAGTTTTGATCCTGCTCCACTGCGCGCACAGGCCGTCAATCTGTATCAGCAGGGCAAAATTCTTGAAAGTCTTGAGCTATGGCACGCCATCTACCGTCTGGATGACTCAGCGGCCGTCAGGTCGGAAGCGCTTGTCATGCTGGGCGATATCAACGCCATGTTTCTGGACCGCAAAGACAGAGCCATCGATCTTTACGAAAAAGGCATCGCCCTTGGCGGTCTGCCTCATGTCATTGCAAGGGCTTGGTACAATCTGGCCATGCTCCGGTACGACAGGGGAGAGCACACCGCTGCCCGTCTGGCCTTTGAAGGCTATCTGAAGCGTTTTCCCAACGGTCCCAAGGCCGGAGGAAGCCGCCACATGCTCACCCGCCTGCAAAAGCATTCCTTTGCCGGTAAAGCCGATGTTCCTCCTGCGGAAATCACCCCCCGCCCCATACCGCGCAGAGAGCCCAATATCAGGGTTGCCCTGAAGCATGCCTCTGAAATCATAGTCACTCCTCCTTCCGGCACGGTGGCCGGTTATGAAGGCAGAAGAGCCAGAGTCATGGCCGGAAAGCTGCGCATAACAGTACAGGGAGACGATATATGCCTCAACGGCCGTCCCATGGGGGCTTCCGTCAGCCTGCTGGCACGCGGCGGCACCTTTGCCATGGGCGATGCCCGTTATGCCGGCAGCATGAGCTTTCATGTGCGCGAAGGAAAGGTGCTGGCAGTGAACACATTGCCGCTGGAGCGGTATCTGGAAGGCGTTGTTCCGTGCGAAATGCCTGACTCTTTCAGGCCGCAGGCACTCCGTGCTCAGGCTGTGGCAGCGCGAACGCATGCCCTGTACATGCTCTTGCGCAGCAGCGAACGCCCATATGACGTATGGTCAACAACTGCATCACAGGTGTACGGAGGCGTCATTTCCGGCGGGCGGCAGGCTGCGGAAGCTGTCAAAGCCACAAGAGGACGCATCCTTGTATATAACGGGGCAATCGCGCTGGCCTTTTATCATTCTCACAGCGGCGGTGTGCTGGAAGATGATTCTGCCGTCTGGGATGTTGACATGCCGTACTATAGAGTGCAGGCAGACCCTGTAAGCAACAGCATAAAAGATATGCAGTGGAGCTGCAGCATCCCTCTGAGTGAATTGGCAATGCTGCTGCGCAGCAGAGGGTACCCCGTAAGGCAGGTCAGCGGTGTGGCTGTATCGCAGCGTTCTGCTTCCGGCAGGGTGCTCAGGGTGCGTATGGCCACAGACGGTGGCAATATTGAGATGAATTCCAATCCGTTCAGATTGCTGGTGGGTGCCACAAAGATGAAAAGCACACTATGCAGTATCGGCATAAGCGGTAAGACAATTCTTTTCAGGGGAAGAGGGTACGGACACGGAGTGGGGATGAGCCAGTGGGGTGCGGAAGGCATGGCCCGGAAAGGGGCCGCTTATGAAGCAATTCTCAGGCAATACTATCCGCATACCACCGTGAGAGCTTTGTACTGA
- the miaA gene encoding tRNA (adenosine(37)-N6)-dimethylallyltransferase MiaA, with protein MSEASVIPVVCIVGPTGAGKTAASLHLAAVFDGAVINCDSRQVYKDFPVITAQPTLEEQASCPHHLYGFMGIQEKMSAGVFLDMARRIIKEEHAHGRLPLLVGGTGLYLRALLDGIAAIPDIPETVSQKWQERCAARGAPALHWLLETQDPQTAERLHPNDSQRIVRALEVQEATGRPLSWWHAQPVPPSPYRAVKIGVSATLDGLTPRLAKRIEMMLAAGALDEARNAMGICDNPRAPGWSGIGCAELYSYIKGAVSLDECKRLWLHNTRQYAKRQLTWFRREPNLHWLDGTDMAAMERLVHSVAGSTG; from the coding sequence ATGTCAGAGGCTTCCGTGATTCCTGTAGTATGTATTGTCGGCCCTACCGGCGCGGGTAAGACTGCCGCGTCACTGCATCTTGCCGCCGTGTTCGACGGCGCGGTAATTAACTGCGACTCACGGCAGGTGTACAAAGATTTTCCTGTCATCACTGCCCAGCCTACGCTTGAGGAGCAGGCATCCTGTCCGCACCATCTGTACGGATTCATGGGCATACAGGAAAAGATGAGTGCCGGTGTTTTTCTTGATATGGCCCGCCGGATCATCAAAGAAGAGCACGCACACGGCAGGCTTCCTCTGCTTGTGGGAGGAACAGGCCTGTATCTGCGTGCGCTGCTCGACGGCATAGCCGCCATACCCGACATTCCCGAAACGGTATCGCAGAAATGGCAGGAGAGATGTGCAGCCCGCGGGGCGCCGGCACTGCACTGGCTGCTTGAAACGCAGGATCCGCAGACAGCAGAGCGGCTTCACCCCAATGACAGCCAGAGGATAGTGCGTGCGCTGGAAGTACAGGAGGCCACAGGCAGACCACTTTCATGGTGGCATGCCCAGCCTGTTCCTCCGTCGCCGTATCGTGCTGTAAAAATAGGGGTCAGCGCAACGCTGGACGGACTGACACCGCGTCTTGCAAAGCGCATCGAAATGATGCTTGCAGCCGGGGCACTTGATGAAGCCCGGAACGCCATGGGTATATGTGACAATCCCCGCGCTCCCGGTTGGTCGGGAATCGGTTGTGCCGAATTGTATTCTTATATCAAGGGAGCGGTCAGCCTTGATGAATGCAAGCGCCTGTGGCTGCACAACACACGGCAATATGCCAAGCGCCAGCTTACCTGGTTCCGCAGAGAACCGAATCTGCACTGGCTGGACGGTACGGATATGGCGGCCATGGAACGGCTGGTACACTCTGTGGCAGGCAGCACCGGCTGA
- the coaD gene encoding pantetheine-phosphate adenylyltransferase yields MGSTDGKIAIYPGTFDPLTNGHASLIQRGCQIFDHIVVAVANDTPKTPLFTIDERVQMAQEALEGVGSITVEPFSGLLVDYAERRGAGVILRGLRAVSDFEYEFQLALMNRKMKRHIQTVFLMTDYKWLYISSTIIKAAASLGGDIKGLVPDNVYRRLREKYGYPYPLNG; encoded by the coding sequence ATGGGGTCAACTGACGGAAAAATAGCCATATATCCCGGAACGTTTGATCCGCTGACTAATGGACATGCCAGCCTGATACAACGTGGCTGCCAGATTTTCGATCATATTGTGGTCGCAGTGGCCAATGATACACCCAAAACTCCGCTTTTCACCATTGATGAGCGTGTCCAGATGGCTCAGGAAGCGCTGGAAGGCGTGGGCAGCATTACAGTGGAGCCTTTTTCCGGCCTGCTGGTTGACTATGCGGAAAGAAGAGGTGCGGGGGTCATATTGCGCGGTCTCAGGGCTGTCTCCGACTTTGAATATGAGTTTCAGCTGGCTTTAATGAACCGCAAAATGAAACGGCATATCCAGACAGTCTTTCTGATGACCGACTATAAGTGGCTTTACATCAGTTCCACCATTATCAAGGCTGCGGCCAGTCTGGGCGGAGATATCAAAGGACTTGTTCCGGACAATGTCTACCGCAGACTGCGTGAAAAATACGGCTACCCTTATCCGCTTAACGGGTAG
- the rsmD gene encoding 16S rRNA (guanine(966)-N(2))-methyltransferase RsmD — translation MKIISGEYGGRTLKTTVGPGYRPAMAKVRKALFSMLEARGVHWSECRVLDLFAGSGSCGFEALSRGAAEGWFVESNPAAVKVIRSNAELLKVEAARWQVFHEDVSKFLRVAPARAFDVVFIDPPYGKNFVSPAATALLRNRWLAPEAMIVAEAEAAVSELPEVDSRLELLVNRTYGQTRILIWGQLTEK, via the coding sequence ATGAAAATAATAAGCGGAGAGTACGGCGGACGTACTCTGAAAACAACAGTCGGCCCCGGCTACCGGCCAGCCATGGCAAAAGTACGCAAGGCCCTTTTCTCCATGCTGGAGGCACGGGGAGTGCACTGGTCAGAATGCCGGGTGCTGGATCTTTTTGCCGGAAGCGGCAGCTGCGGATTTGAAGCCTTAAGTCGCGGGGCGGCTGAAGGGTGGTTTGTGGAAAGCAATCCTGCGGCGGTCAAGGTTATCCGCAGCAATGCGGAGCTGCTGAAAGTGGAAGCCGCCCGCTGGCAGGTATTTCATGAAGATGTGAGCAAGTTCCTGAGGGTTGCCCCTGCGCGCGCCTTTGATGTTGTCTTCATCGACCCGCCTTATGGCAAAAACTTTGTTTCTCCGGCGGCCACCGCTCTGCTGCGCAACCGCTGGCTTGCTCCTGAAGCCATGATCGTGGCGGAAGCTGAGGCCGCAGTATCAGAACTGCCGGAAGTCGACAGCCGTCTTGAACTTCTGGTCAACAGAACTTACGGACAGACAAGGATTCTCATATGGGGTCAACTGACGGAAAAATAG
- a CDS encoding MBL fold metallo-hydrolase RNA specificity domain-containing protein, whose protein sequence is MKVQFLGAARTVTGSCYVVESGGVRFAVDCGMHQGNHEIEKRNYETDVYSPETIDFFLITHAHIDHTGLLPRMVRDGFTGPVYCTEPTRDLLEIMLQDSANIQEMEAEWQTRKQKRKGRKPVDPLYTFADAARVSRFFENVEYNRPFSPVEGVTVTYKDAGHILGSAFLEIEVCEHGRCSRLIFSGDLGKPNSLIVRDPEAAAAADYLFVESTYGDRNHKDESNSRQELAEAIAYSYRQGEKVIIPAFAVERTQEVLYTLFLLQKEGRMPVDMPIFLDSPLAIRATEIFRKHPRFFDEEMQKLLLSGEDPFAMPSLRLTTKTQESQAINNYTGPAVIISASGMCNAGRIKHHLRHNIWRPGASIVFVGYQAVGTPGRRIVDGARSIRLFGEEIAIQAKVFTIGGFSGHAGQSQILDWVGKFATKEMKVFLVHGEEKAQQALKAILEEKYELSVHSPGYLEEIELEPGEAVVTTGDPQRYQPQLNWDFLLSETEARMMQLRARKGDIEHADWAQQVEIRDRLLELNNEMLGILSEL, encoded by the coding sequence ATGAAAGTTCAATTTCTCGGCGCAGCCCGTACTGTCACTGGTTCATGTTATGTGGTCGAATCCGGTGGTGTCCGCTTTGCAGTTGATTGCGGCATGCATCAGGGAAACCACGAAATAGAAAAAAGAAACTACGAGACAGATGTATACTCTCCTGAAACGATAGATTTTTTTCTGATAACTCACGCTCATATAGACCACACCGGCCTGTTGCCGCGCATGGTGCGCGACGGTTTTACGGGGCCGGTATATTGTACCGAACCTACCAGAGACCTTCTTGAGATCATGCTGCAGGACAGCGCCAATATACAGGAAATGGAAGCGGAATGGCAGACCCGCAAGCAAAAACGTAAAGGGCGCAAACCGGTAGACCCGCTGTACACCTTTGCAGATGCAGCGCGGGTTTCACGATTTTTCGAGAATGTAGAGTATAACCGGCCTTTTTCTCCTGTGGAAGGGGTTACGGTGACATATAAAGACGCAGGCCATATTCTGGGTTCCGCGTTTCTTGAAATTGAAGTTTGTGAACACGGGCGCTGCTCGCGGTTGATTTTTTCCGGCGACCTTGGCAAACCCAACTCGCTCATAGTGCGCGACCCTGAAGCTGCTGCCGCAGCGGATTATCTGTTTGTGGAGTCAACATATGGTGACAGAAACCATAAAGATGAGAGCAACAGCAGGCAGGAGCTGGCAGAAGCCATAGCATACAGCTACCGGCAGGGTGAAAAGGTCATCATACCCGCCTTTGCGGTTGAGAGAACACAGGAAGTCCTGTACACCCTGTTCCTGCTGCAGAAAGAGGGGCGTATGCCGGTGGATATGCCCATTTTCCTTGATAGCCCTCTTGCCATCCGTGCCACTGAGATATTCCGCAAGCATCCGCGCTTCTTTGATGAAGAAATGCAGAAGTTGCTGCTTTCCGGAGAAGACCCGTTTGCCATGCCCAGCCTGCGGCTGACAACAAAAACACAGGAATCTCAGGCCATCAACAATTACACGGGACCGGCCGTTATCATTTCAGCCAGCGGCATGTGCAACGCCGGTCGCATCAAGCACCACCTCAGGCACAACATCTGGCGTCCCGGTGCCAGCATTGTCTTTGTGGGGTATCAGGCAGTGGGAACCCCCGGCCGCAGAATAGTGGACGGTGCCCGCAGTATCCGTCTCTTCGGCGAAGAGATTGCCATACAGGCAAAAGTCTTTACCATAGGCGGTTTTTCGGGGCATGCGGGGCAAAGCCAGATACTGGACTGGGTGGGAAAATTTGCCACCAAAGAGATGAAAGTGTTTCTTGTGCATGGTGAAGAGAAAGCCCAGCAAGCACTTAAGGCCATACTGGAAGAGAAATATGAGTTGTCTGTTCACAGTCCGGGATATCTGGAAGAAATAGAGCTGGAACCGGGGGAGGCTGTTGTCACCACCGGCGACCCGCAGCGCTATCAGCCGCAGCTTAACTGGGATTTTCTGCTTTCGGAAACAGAGGCACGCATGATGCAGCTGCGCGCCCGCAAAGGCGACATCGAACATGCCGACTGGGCGCAGCAGGTTGAAATACGTGACCGTCTGCTTGAATTAAACAACGAAATGCTTGGTATTCTTTCCGAGCTGTAA
- a CDS encoding TIGR00730 family Rossman fold protein — protein MSQSKQYVIDTLSTKESWRLFKIMAELVDGFETLNDLDNCVSIFGSARVDPSSPLYQETEKLARLLVEEGYGVITGGGPGLMEAGNKGATEAGGKSVGLHIHLPFEQNSNQYIKTRCDFKYFFVRKLMFIKYAMAYVVMPGGIGTLDELTEAFVLTQTKRIKAFPIILYNSSYWNGLLDWIRDKMVSEGFIREEELDLITVKDTPEEVLAYIKRHVII, from the coding sequence ATGAGTCAGTCCAAACAATATGTTATAGACACTCTTTCTACCAAGGAATCATGGCGGTTGTTCAAGATAATGGCCGAACTGGTGGACGGGTTTGAGACCCTGAACGACCTTGATAACTGCGTCTCTATTTTCGGTTCTGCGCGGGTTGATCCCTCCAGCCCGCTCTATCAGGAAACGGAAAAACTGGCACGTCTGCTTGTTGAAGAAGGATACGGCGTTATCACCGGCGGCGGGCCCGGTCTGATGGAAGCGGGCAACAAAGGCGCCACCGAAGCGGGCGGCAAGTCTGTGGGGCTGCACATTCATCTGCCGTTTGAACAAAATTCAAATCAGTACATAAAGACACGCTGCGATTTCAAATACTTTTTTGTACGCAAGCTCATGTTCATCAAGTACGCCATGGCCTATGTGGTCATGCCCGGAGGCATAGGTACGCTTGACGAACTGACAGAGGCTTTTGTGCTTACCCAGACCAAGCGGATCAAGGCCTTTCCGATCATTCTGTACAACAGCAGTTACTGGAACGGCCTGCTGGACTGGATTCGGGACAAAATGGTGTCTGAAGGATTTATAAGAGAAGAAGAGCTTGATCTTATTACGGTCAAGGATACGCCGGAAGAGGTGCTCGCCTACATCAAGCGACATGTCATTATCTGA
- the tadA gene encoding tRNA adenosine(34) deaminase TadA — protein MKQKMQIIPPVPSGWKSWEALMELALEQAVLAQLHGEVPVGAVVVAPDGAVLGSGRNRPIATCDPTAHAEILAIRQACIHTGNYRLDDAVLVVTLEPCHMCTGAIIHARLAGVVYGASDKRAGAVDSCLDGLELPFHNHRPWYMSGVCEAECSRLLAEFFKEKRQ, from the coding sequence ATGAAGCAGAAGATGCAGATCATTCCTCCTGTGCCTTCCGGCTGGAAAAGCTGGGAGGCACTGATGGAGCTGGCTCTGGAACAGGCTGTGCTGGCGCAGCTGCACGGGGAAGTGCCCGTGGGTGCCGTGGTGGTCGCACCGGACGGAGCAGTGCTCGGCTCCGGACGCAACAGGCCCATTGCCACCTGTGACCCCACGGCGCACGCGGAAATCCTTGCCATACGTCAGGCGTGCATCCATACGGGCAACTACCGGCTGGACGATGCCGTACTGGTCGTGACGCTTGAGCCTTGCCACATGTGCACAGGTGCCATCATTCACGCCCGACTTGCAGGAGTGGTTTACGGGGCATCGGACAAGCGTGCCGGAGCGGTGGATTCCTGCCTGGACGGGTTGGAGCTGCCTTTTCACAACCACAGGCCGTGGTATATGAGCGGTGTGTGCGAAGCTGAATGCTCGCGGCTTCTTGCAGAGTTTTTTAAAGAAAAAAGACAGTGA
- a CDS encoding manganese-dependent inorganic pyrophosphatase, with protein MAVLVMGHMNPDTDSIVSALAVADLMSKRGVEATAVAQGECTPESTFVLEKFGLAAPEVVTSVAGKDLILVDTTDGAQLPADIADAEIKGVVDHHKLGNVTTSNPLEMWVWPVGCSCTVIKAMYDFYGIEVPKGIAGGMLCAILSDTVMFKSVTCTDQDKKAVEELAKIAGVNDVMALGMEMFKVKSAVEGATMSELVFRDYKDFDMNGSKVGIGQLEVVDLSILDPVKDGLYEEIQKVKADGRHSVFLLLTDIMKEGSEMLIVSDDTVVVEKAFGVKPEGRSVWLDGVMSRKKQVVPNFEKAFK; from the coding sequence ATGGCTGTACTCGTAATGGGCCACATGAACCCGGATACCGACTCCATCGTTTCCGCACTTGCCGTCGCCGACCTTATGTCCAAGCGCGGCGTGGAAGCCACCGCTGTAGCTCAGGGCGAATGCACCCCTGAGAGCACTTTTGTTCTGGAAAAATTCGGCCTTGCCGCTCCTGAAGTCGTAACTTCCGTTGCCGGTAAAGACCTGATTCTGGTGGACACCACCGACGGCGCCCAGCTGCCCGCCGACATCGCCGATGCAGAAATCAAAGGCGTGGTCGACCACCACAAGCTTGGCAACGTGACTACCTCCAACCCGCTGGAAATGTGGGTATGGCCTGTGGGTTGTTCCTGCACCGTGATCAAGGCCATGTACGATTTTTACGGCATCGAAGTGCCCAAGGGTATTGCAGGCGGCATGCTGTGTGCAATCCTCAGCGACACCGTCATGTTCAAGTCGGTCACCTGCACCGATCAGGACAAGAAAGCTGTGGAAGAACTTGCCAAGATCGCCGGTGTGAACGATGTCATGGCTCTGGGCATGGAAATGTTCAAGGTGAAGTCCGCTGTTGAAGGCGCCACCATGAGCGAACTGGTTTTCCGTGACTACAAAGATTTCGACATGAACGGCAGCAAAGTTGGCATCGGCCAGCTGGAAGTTGTCGACCTGAGCATCCTTGATCCGGTCAAGGACGGCCTGTACGAAGAAATTCAGAAAGTGAAGGCCGACGGCCGTCACTCTGTATTCCTGCTGCTCACGGACATCATGAAGGAAGGCAGCGAAATGCTGATCGTTTCCGATGATACCGTTGTGGTTGAAAAAGCTTTCGGCGTTAAGCCCGAAGGCCGCTCCGTATGGCTGGACGGCGTTATGAGCCGTAAGAAGCAGGTTGTGCCCAACTTTGAAAAGGCCTTCAAATAA
- a CDS encoding PTS sugar transporter subunit IIB, which yields MWVRVDNRLVHGQIIETWLPYTGARHLLVVNDELAADDLQQQIVSLAVPGRVSITFVRIDELQDIIMRRGIALPDTLVLFANCGDARRSSENGFEFDTLNIGNLHYSPGKRQLCPHVAVSDDDEACLRFFKRKAVALDFRCVPNAPVQVKGWS from the coding sequence ATGTGGGTGCGGGTTGATAATCGTCTGGTTCATGGTCAGATAATAGAAACGTGGCTGCCCTATACCGGAGCAAGGCATCTGCTGGTTGTCAACGACGAACTGGCGGCGGATGATCTGCAGCAGCAGATTGTCTCTCTGGCAGTACCCGGGCGTGTGTCCATCACGTTTGTGAGAATTGATGAGTTGCAGGACATCATTATGCGGCGCGGAATAGCACTGCCGGACACGCTGGTACTTTTTGCCAACTGTGGCGACGCGCGTCGCAGTTCTGAAAATGGTTTTGAATTTGACACACTGAATATAGGCAACCTGCATTACAGTCCGGGCAAGCGCCAGTTGTGTCCGCACGTGGCTGTTTCCGATGACGACGAAGCATGTCTGCGCTTTTTCAAGCGCAAAGCCGTCGCGCTGGATTTCCGGTGTGTTCCAAACGCGCCTGTTCAGGTTAAGGGGTGGTCATGA
- a CDS encoding PTS sugar transporter subunit IIA has product MSSEPTVEEPVVGIVLVTHADYGAALLRAAEFILGPLTDCTSVSVDGTLQVGETIDRLKEAVRKLDKGKGVIVLTDMFGGTPTNLSLSLLSSADIEVVTGINLPMLLKVFSSRTMELQNLALEAKESGGNGIVVAGEVLRRKARGK; this is encoded by the coding sequence ATGTCTTCTGAACCAACCGTGGAAGAGCCCGTAGTGGGCATTGTACTTGTCACGCACGCGGACTACGGTGCTGCGTTGCTGCGCGCTGCCGAATTTATTCTCGGCCCGCTGACCGACTGCACGTCGGTGAGTGTTGACGGCACACTGCAGGTGGGAGAAACAATCGACCGGCTGAAAGAAGCAGTCCGCAAGCTGGATAAAGGCAAAGGGGTTATCGTGCTCACCGATATGTTCGGCGGCACGCCCACAAACCTCAGCCTTTCTTTGCTCAGCAGTGCGGACATAGAGGTTGTCACCGGAATCAACCTGCCTATGCTGCTTAAAGTTTTTTCCAGCCGTACCATGGAGTTGCAGAATCTGGCACTGGAAGCCAAAGAGTCCGGCGGCAACGGCATCGTTGTGGCCGGCGAGGTTCTGCGCCGTAAAGCGCGAGGCAAATAG